The following proteins come from a genomic window of Solwaraspora sp. WMMA2065:
- a CDS encoding TcmI family type II polyketide cyclase: MDRSLIIAKVVPDAEQQVAEIFAESDLTDLPHLAGVRHRSLYRLHDLYVHLIETAETGPDAVAAARRHPEFDEVSRRLASYISPYLATWRSPRDAMAHRFYHWDAPTGRPR; encoded by the coding sequence ATGGATCGCTCGCTGATCATCGCCAAGGTGGTCCCCGACGCGGAGCAGCAGGTCGCGGAGATCTTCGCCGAATCGGACCTGACCGACCTGCCCCACCTGGCCGGGGTACGGCACCGGTCGCTCTACCGGCTGCACGACCTGTACGTGCATCTGATCGAGACCGCCGAGACCGGACCGGACGCGGTGGCCGCCGCCCGGCGACACCCGGAGTTCGACGAGGTCAGCCGCCGACTCGCCAGCTACATCAGCCCGTACCTGGCGACCTGGCGGTCACCTCGGGACGCGATGGCGCACCGGTTCTACCACTGGGACGCACCCACCGGTCGGCCCCGATGA
- the modA gene encoding molybdate ABC transporter substrate-binding protein, which yields MTTTHRRTYGTVLATALLAAGCATGPAAAPGDSRDDAVAGVTGPLTVLAAASLTDAFTRIGADFEAANPGVSVTFSFAGSSQLAQQITAGAPADVFAAASPATMATVVSAGEAASEPAVFARNQLVIAVPDGNPAGVTGLADLTRSGVKVALCAEQVPCGAAARTALDAAGSDLVPVTFERDVRAALSKVRLGEVDAAVVYRTDAAAAADEVDAVEFAESGQAINEYPIVTLAAATNPQAGEAFVGYVRSAAGQADLTDAGFQRP from the coding sequence GTGACGACGACTCACCGGCGGACGTACGGCACCGTTCTCGCCACCGCGCTGCTGGCCGCCGGCTGCGCCACCGGCCCTGCGGCGGCGCCCGGCGACAGCCGGGACGACGCCGTAGCCGGCGTCACCGGCCCACTCACCGTGCTGGCCGCCGCCTCGCTGACCGACGCGTTCACCCGAATCGGGGCCGACTTCGAGGCGGCCAACCCCGGTGTGTCCGTCACCTTCAGCTTCGCCGGCAGCTCCCAGCTAGCCCAGCAGATCACCGCCGGGGCACCCGCCGACGTGTTCGCCGCCGCCAGCCCGGCCACCATGGCAACGGTCGTCTCCGCAGGCGAGGCAGCCAGCGAACCGGCCGTCTTCGCCCGCAACCAGCTGGTCATCGCGGTGCCGGACGGCAACCCGGCCGGCGTCACCGGGCTGGCCGACCTCACCAGGTCCGGCGTCAAGGTCGCCCTCTGCGCTGAGCAGGTGCCATGCGGGGCGGCCGCCCGTACCGCGCTCGACGCCGCCGGCAGCGACCTCGTCCCGGTAACCTTCGAACGGGACGTCCGCGCCGCGCTGTCCAAGGTCCGCCTCGGCGAGGTGGACGCCGCCGTCGTCTACCGCACTGACGCGGCCGCCGCCGCCGACGAGGTCGACGCCGTCGAGTTCGCCGAGTCCGGCCAGGCGATCAACGAATACCCGATCGTCACCCTGGCTGCTGCCACCAACCCGCAGGCCGGGGAGGCCTTCGTCGGGTACGTCCGCTCCGCCGCCGGCCAGGCCGACCTGACCGACGCCGGCTTCCAGCGTCCGTGA
- a CDS encoding ABC transporter permease, whose amino-acid sequence MTTPAPPAVSRRRRRTDRRPPVFLALPALAGLAFLTLPLAGLLLRTPWAQLPARLTAPGVLDALRLSLLTATAATVLCLLLGVPLAWLLARTRFPGRGLIRALVTVPLVLPPVVGGVALLLVYGRRGLVGGWLDSAFGVTLPFTTTAVVLAEAFVAMPFLIIAVEGALRGADPRYEEAAATLGASRWTTFRRVTLPMVGPGIAAGSVLCWARALGEFGATITFAGNFPGRTQTMPLAVYLALEQDFDAAIVLSLLLLTVSVVILAGLRERWVGGLR is encoded by the coding sequence GTGACCACGCCCGCGCCGCCCGCCGTCAGCCGGCGACGTCGCCGCACCGACCGGCGGCCGCCGGTCTTCCTCGCCCTGCCCGCCCTGGCCGGACTGGCCTTCCTGACGCTGCCGCTGGCCGGCCTGCTGCTGCGTACCCCGTGGGCGCAGCTGCCGGCCCGGCTCACCGCGCCCGGCGTCCTCGACGCGCTGCGGCTGTCCCTGCTGACCGCCACTGCCGCCACCGTGCTCTGCCTGCTGCTCGGCGTACCGCTGGCCTGGTTGCTGGCCCGCACCCGGTTTCCCGGCCGGGGCCTGATCCGCGCCCTGGTCACCGTGCCGCTGGTGCTGCCGCCGGTGGTCGGCGGCGTCGCGCTGCTGCTCGTCTACGGCCGGCGCGGCCTGGTCGGCGGCTGGCTGGACAGCGCGTTCGGGGTGACCCTGCCGTTCACCACCACCGCCGTCGTGCTCGCCGAAGCGTTCGTCGCCATGCCGTTCCTGATCATCGCGGTCGAGGGCGCGCTGCGCGGTGCCGACCCCCGGTACGAGGAGGCCGCCGCCACCCTCGGGGCCAGCCGGTGGACCACGTTCCGCCGAGTCACCCTGCCGATGGTCGGCCCCGGGATCGCCGCCGGTTCGGTGCTGTGCTGGGCGCGGGCGCTCGGCGAGTTCGGTGCCACCATCACCTTCGCCGGCAACTTCCCCGGCCGTACGCAGACCATGCCGCTCGCCGTCTACCTCGCCCTGGAGCAGGACTTCGACGCCGCGATCGTGCTGAGCCTGCTGCTGCTGACCGTGTCAGTGGTGATTCTCGCCGGGCTGCGGGAGCGCTGGGTCGGTGGTCTGCGGTGA
- a CDS encoding bacterial transcriptional activator domain-containing protein, which yields MTSEAGNAGASVRLLLLGGFRLLHQHETVLIPRGLQRIVAVIGLRPGATRAHLAGLLWPEAAEDRALSSLRTALWRLRQEPNCPLRTAGDTVRLDHRVQVDVDDLVRTAARVRDGGDPRLADAVLTAARHDLLPGWYDDWVLLERERLRQLRLHLLEHIARSHLDAGRHDEALQAALEAVGAEPLRETPHRLIVQIHLAEGNAYEALHAFYAYRDLALRELQLEPSPAMAALIGDILTPIRDAPARRTLDRRRPGESASGPVSPRPAR from the coding sequence GTGACGTCAGAGGCAGGCAACGCGGGGGCATCAGTCCGGCTGCTGCTGCTCGGCGGCTTCCGTCTGCTCCACCAGCACGAGACCGTGTTGATCCCCCGTGGACTGCAGCGGATCGTCGCGGTGATCGGGCTGCGACCCGGCGCCACCCGTGCCCACCTGGCCGGTCTGCTCTGGCCGGAAGCCGCCGAGGACCGCGCACTGTCCTCGCTGCGTACCGCACTGTGGCGGCTGCGTCAGGAGCCGAACTGCCCGCTGCGGACCGCCGGCGACACCGTCCGGCTCGACCATCGGGTCCAGGTCGACGTCGACGACCTGGTCCGGACCGCCGCGCGGGTGCGCGACGGTGGGGATCCGCGACTGGCCGACGCGGTGCTCACCGCCGCCCGGCACGACCTGCTGCCCGGCTGGTACGACGACTGGGTGCTGCTGGAACGGGAACGGCTGCGGCAGCTGCGGCTGCACCTGCTCGAGCACATCGCCCGCTCCCATCTGGACGCCGGTCGGCACGACGAGGCGCTGCAGGCCGCACTGGAAGCGGTCGGTGCCGAACCGTTGCGGGAGACCCCACACCGGCTGATCGTGCAGATCCATCTCGCCGAGGGCAACGCCTACGAGGCGCTGCACGCCTTCTACGCGTACCGCGATCTGGCCCTGCGGGAGCTGCAGCTGGAACCGTCCCCGGCGATGGCCGCGCTGATCGGCGACATCCTCACCCCGATCCGGGACGCGCCGGCCCGGCGCACACTCGACCGGCGTCGGCCGGGTGAGTCGGCGTCCGGCCCGGTCAGCCCTCGCCCGGCCCGCTGA
- a CDS encoding ABC transporter ATP-binding protein, whose product MTVTQTAEPPVADRRLPRLRLLWSFARPHRRALGLGLCLALVGSAAGLATPMVTKWVLDTLTGAASLRGPVLALLGLLVLGVVIWLWQWILLGTVGERVILDARQSMVRRLFRATVPAVTARPTGEFVTRVTSDTVLLREAASSSVIGLINGSVRMVGTLVLMAVLDLVLLGATVASVAGMTVLFSLLLPGIAKARERAQEHVGKLGAALEGTLRAIRTVKVSRAEQRQSERIVGEARESARQSIAAIRREALAWTVAWAGIQLAIITILGLGAWRVGTGALPVSSLIAFLLYAFGLMEPVTTLSRHLTALQSGIAAAGRIRQVEAMPAEADPAVTPAPGTSPQPAARRAGRATDDTDRPVLELRQVTAGYGPDLPAAVRDIDLAVPRRGHLAIVGPSGAGKTTLFSLILRFLAPQQGELLLDGRPYPSLGHEQVRSRLAYVEQDTPVIPGTIRENLLFTHPDATDGEIHRALHAVRLTEKIDSLGDGLDTLLTPSSMSGGQRQRIALARAILRRPDVLLLDEATAQVDGLTEAAIHDCIREQAGNGAVVTIAHRLSTVIDADTIVVMDSGRIRAYGDHETLSATDELYRDLVEALRIAQAGGAANGDRVGGSADGDRAGTGELVPSDVG is encoded by the coding sequence GTGACCGTCACGCAGACCGCCGAACCCCCCGTCGCCGACCGCCGGTTGCCCCGGCTCCGCCTGCTCTGGTCGTTCGCCCGGCCGCACCGCCGCGCGCTGGGCCTCGGCCTGTGCCTCGCCCTGGTCGGCTCCGCCGCCGGCCTCGCTACGCCCATGGTCACCAAATGGGTGCTGGACACCCTGACCGGGGCGGCGTCGCTGCGCGGCCCGGTGCTCGCGCTGCTCGGTCTGCTCGTCCTGGGTGTCGTGATCTGGCTGTGGCAGTGGATCCTGCTCGGCACCGTCGGTGAACGGGTGATCCTCGACGCCCGCCAGTCGATGGTGCGCCGACTGTTCCGGGCCACCGTGCCGGCCGTCACCGCCCGGCCCACCGGCGAGTTCGTCACCCGGGTCACCTCGGACACGGTGCTGCTGCGCGAAGCCGCCTCGTCGAGCGTGATCGGCCTGATCAACGGCTCGGTGAGGATGGTCGGCACTCTGGTGCTGATGGCAGTGCTCGACCTGGTGCTGCTCGGCGCCACCGTCGCCTCGGTGGCCGGGATGACCGTCCTGTTCAGCCTGTTGCTGCCGGGCATCGCCAAGGCACGCGAACGCGCCCAGGAGCACGTCGGCAAGTTGGGTGCGGCGCTGGAGGGCACGTTACGGGCGATCCGCACGGTCAAGGTGAGCCGGGCCGAGCAGCGCCAGTCGGAGCGGATCGTCGGCGAGGCCCGCGAGTCGGCCCGGCAGAGCATCGCGGCCATCCGCCGCGAAGCCCTCGCCTGGACAGTCGCCTGGGCCGGCATCCAGTTGGCAATCATCACGATCCTCGGTCTCGGCGCCTGGCGGGTCGGCACCGGCGCGCTGCCGGTCTCCAGCCTGATCGCGTTCCTGCTGTACGCGTTCGGGCTGATGGAGCCGGTCACCACGCTGAGCCGGCACCTCACCGCGCTGCAGTCCGGGATCGCCGCGGCCGGTCGAATCCGGCAGGTCGAGGCGATGCCGGCCGAGGCCGACCCGGCCGTTACCCCGGCACCGGGGACAAGCCCGCAGCCGGCTGCCCGCCGGGCGGGTCGGGCGACCGACGACACCGACCGGCCGGTACTGGAACTGCGGCAGGTCACCGCCGGCTACGGACCCGACCTACCGGCCGCGGTACGCGACATCGATCTCGCCGTGCCACGCCGTGGGCACCTGGCCATCGTCGGCCCCTCCGGCGCCGGCAAGACCACCCTTTTCTCGCTGATCCTGCGGTTTCTCGCACCGCAGCAGGGCGAGCTGCTGCTCGACGGTCGACCGTACCCGTCGCTGGGCCACGAGCAGGTCCGGAGCCGGTTGGCGTACGTCGAGCAGGACACCCCGGTGATCCCCGGCACCATCCGGGAAAACCTGCTGTTCACCCATCCGGACGCCACCGACGGGGAGATCCACCGCGCGCTGCACGCGGTCCGGCTGACCGAGAAGATCGACTCGCTCGGCGACGGGCTGGACACCCTGCTCACTCCGTCGTCGATGTCCGGCGGGCAGCGGCAGCGGATCGCGCTGGCCCGGGCGATCCTGCGGCGGCCGGACGTCCTGCTGCTCGACGAGGCGACGGCCCAGGTCGACGGACTCACCGAGGCGGCCATCCACGACTGCATCCGGGAGCAGGCCGGCAACGGCGCGGTGGTCACCATCGCGCACCGGCTCTCCACCGTCATCGACGCCGACACCATCGTGGTGATGGACAGCGGGCGGATCCGGGCGTACGGCGACCACGAGACGCTGTCGGCCACCGACGAGCTGTACCGCGACCTGGTGGAGGCGCTGCGGATCGCCCAGGCCGGCGGAGCGGCGAACGGTGACCGCGTCGGCGGGTCTGCGGACGGTGACCGCGCCGGCACCGGGGAGCTGGTGCCGAGCGACGTGGGCTGA